In the Helicobacter sp. 12S02232-10 genome, one interval contains:
- a CDS encoding ArdC-like ssDNA-binding domain-containing protein: protein MNEQEKKSWAEMSLEEKKDTFGNYIVYEVAMAMKGQYAPFLEKVETFNRAYNGLNGVPYNGLNSLVLDLKQKQGNYQSNVWLSLAEAKQLKVDEKEIDSIFQDNSIPKAKISFIKAFEYIPVYELDENGNKIPLLDKDGNQRLDKHTQEPLFRYVYEPQLDKDGNLKINLQTNQPYIQMKTEKVAIKPTLESKFLYNVDVFKTLDKNKMKPIKKEFLHKAILWNNKDFDHSKSHLIFGDIENKLHKATAEQIKGYLIAQNNDVAYEPPMKLNETQKQEVERIINEKLKENAPNIGQEKNQEDKKYKLTNESVEYKQTKLFRIEALRDFDDVKAGDKGGFVEDESNLSHNGNAWIYDSAIVLNGAKLSDNAKAYHKSVVGSETLIYGDVKITGGVEVYENKPIKNQKELNEYLKNVGQTEAQKPISPKIQSEVKAVTAKKAEVKKSQTKKMTKNSEMSM, encoded by the coding sequence ATGAATGAGCAAGAAAAAAAATCTTGGGCTGAAATGAGCTTAGAAGAGAAAAAAGATACATTTGGAAATTATATTGTTTATGAAGTTGCAATGGCAATGAAAGGACAATATGCTCCATTCTTAGAAAAAGTAGAAACATTTAATAGAGCTTATAACGGCTTAAATGGTGTGCCTTATAATGGCTTGAATTCTTTAGTTCTTGATTTGAAACAAAAGCAAGGTAACTATCAAAGCAATGTTTGGTTAAGTCTAGCTGAAGCAAAACAGCTAAAAGTAGATGAAAAAGAAATTGATAGTATCTTTCAAGACAATAGCATTCCAAAAGCTAAAATCAGTTTTATCAAAGCTTTTGAATATATTCCTGTTTATGAACTTGATGAAAATGGCAATAAAATCCCACTGCTTGATAAAGATGGCAATCAAAGACTTGATAAGCATACGCAAGAACCATTATTCAGATATGTTTATGAACCACAACTTGATAAAGATGGCAATTTAAAAATCAATCTTCAAACAAACCAACCTTATATACAAATGAAAACTGAAAAAGTGGCAATCAAGCCCACATTGGAATCTAAATTTCTTTATAATGTTGATGTATTTAAAACATTGGATAAAAACAAGATGAAGCCAATAAAAAAAGAATTCTTGCATAAAGCAATACTATGGAACAATAAAGATTTTGATCATTCAAAATCACATCTAATCTTTGGAGATATTGAAAACAAACTTCATAAAGCAACTGCAGAGCAAATCAAAGGATATTTGATTGCACAAAATAATGATGTGGCTTATGAACCCCCTATGAAATTAAATGAAACTCAAAAGCAAGAAGTTGAAAGAATCATTAATGAAAAATTAAAAGAAAATGCCCCAAATATCGGACAAGAAAAGAATCAAGAAGACAAAAAATACAAACTAACAAATGAATCAGTAGAATATAAACAAACAAAGCTTTTTAGAATTGAAGCTTTAAGAGACTTTGATGATGTTAAGGCAGGTGATAAAGGTGGTTTTGTAGAGGATGAATCAAATCTATCCCATAATGGCAATGCTTGGATTTATGATAGTGCAATAGTTTTAAATGGTGCAAAATTGTCTGATAATGCAAAAGCCTATCACAAATCTGTTGTTGGATCAGAAACCTTAATCTATGGTGATGTTAAAATCACAGGAGGCGTAGAAGTCTATGAAAACAAGCCGATTAAAAATCAAAAAGAGCTTAATGAATATTTAAAAAATGTAGGTCAAACAGAAGCTCAAAAACCCATTTCTCCTAAAATCCAATCAGAAGTAAAAGCTGTTACAGCCAAAAAAGCAGAAGTCAAAAAGTCGCAGACTAAAAAGATGACTAAAAATTCTGAAATGTCAATGTAG